The following coding sequences are from one Nymphalis io chromosome 5, ilAglIoxx1.1, whole genome shotgun sequence window:
- the LOC126768360 gene encoding cytochrome P450 4C1-like — translation MKALIKEEADNEADKSYTLEELREETLVLLLAGTDTSAVGICTTILMLSQHTDVQERVYKEIQEVIGDSDKPLQLKDLNELKYLKAVINETLRLYPPVPFILRYCKDDLKLPTSLILPEGSNVIISIWGIHRNFEHWGEDANDFNPDRFMSGKIPNAFMPFSNGPRNCIGSQYAMLSITTTLATLLRQYRFTPATNFTYDKNNPLRLSFDLMMKHVDGFSVQVESRG, via the exons ATGAAAGCACTGATTAAAGAAGAAGCTGACAATGAAGCAG ATAAATCATATACACTCGAAGAACTACGGGAAGAAACACTTGTACTTCTGTTGGCCGGTACTGATACCTCAGCTGTTGGGATTTGCACCACAATTTTAATGTTGTCACAACATACTGATGTACAAGAAAGAGTTTACAAAGA aaTACAAGAAGTAATTGGTGATTCAGATAAGCCTTTACAATTGAAAGATTTGAATGAATTAAAGTATTTGAAAGCCGTTATAAATGAAACATTAAGACTTTATCCACCAGTTCCTTTTATTCTTCGATATTGTAAAGATGATCTAAAACTTC ctACTAGTTTAATTTTACCCGAAGGtagtaatgtaattattagtatCTGGGGAATACATCGTAATTTTGAGCACTGGGGTGAAGATGCGAATGACTTCAATCCAGATCGCTTTATGTCTGGAAAAATACCAAATGCATTTATGCCATTCAGTAATGGCCCACGGAACTGTATTG GTTCTCAATATGCGATGCTGTCAATAACTACAACCTTGGCGACACTCCTGCGACAATACCGCTTCACTCCAGCTACAAATTTCACATACGACAAAAATAATCCACTTCGACTTTCCTTTGACCTTATGATGAAGCATGTTGATGGTTTTTCAGTTCAAGTAGAAAGTCGcggataa